The proteins below are encoded in one region of Metabacillus dongyingensis:
- a CDS encoding tRNA (adenine(22)-N(1))-methyltransferase yields the protein MNDVNLSKRLKTVADYIPKNAVLADIGSDHAYLPCYAILNGLAASAVAGEVVQGPFQSAKKQVQKSGLEDVISVRLGSGLDVIDPNEATCITIAGMGGALIEKILEAGKEKLAGVKRLILQPNIHAHHVRRWLLENGWELVNEEILEEDGKIYEVLIAEKGEPKAPYQHTSLQKGLLVGPFLMKDKTKPFIKKWTQEIEHFKRILTSIESAAVSPGNEGKKRELHDLIAMLEEVTRK from the coding sequence ATGAATGATGTTAATTTATCAAAAAGGCTGAAAACAGTAGCTGATTATATACCTAAAAACGCTGTGCTGGCAGACATCGGCTCAGATCATGCTTACTTGCCCTGCTATGCGATCTTAAACGGACTGGCAGCTTCTGCTGTTGCAGGTGAAGTAGTCCAGGGACCGTTTCAGTCTGCAAAGAAGCAAGTCCAAAAAAGCGGACTGGAGGACGTCATATCCGTGCGGTTAGGAAGCGGGCTCGATGTCATTGATCCTAATGAAGCAACGTGCATAACGATTGCAGGAATGGGCGGGGCATTAATTGAAAAGATTCTTGAAGCCGGAAAGGAAAAATTAGCAGGAGTCAAGCGTCTGATTCTCCAGCCTAATATTCATGCACATCATGTAAGAAGATGGCTGCTTGAAAACGGATGGGAACTGGTAAATGAAGAAATATTAGAGGAAGACGGCAAGATCTATGAGGTTCTTATTGCTGAAAAGGGTGAGCCGAAAGCTCCTTACCAGCATACTTCACTGCAAAAAGGTTTACTTGTGGGTCCTTTTTTGATGAAAGATAAAACAAAACCGTTTATAAAAAAATGGACCCAGGAGATCGAACATTTCAAAAGGATATTAACAAGTATAGAAAGTGCGGCAGTGAGCCCCGGGAATGAAGGGAAGAAAAGAGAGCTTCACGATTTGATTGCAATGCTTGAGGAGGTTACCAGAAAATGA